TGTAGGGGCTGGTCTATCGTCCTCGGCTGCAGTAGAATGTGCAACGGGTTATGCTTTGAACGAATTGTATGGGTTGAATCTTGATCGCGTCACCATTGCTAAAATGGGGCAAATGGCCGAGCATACCTATGCGGGGGTGAAATGTGGGATTATGGATCAATTCGCTTCGGTATTGAGCAAGGCGGGGCATGTAATCCGTTTGGATTGTCGCGACCTTAGCTATACCTACGTGCCCTTAGATTTGGGGAACCATGAGCTTGTGCTTCTTAATACCAATGTAAAGCATGCTTTAGCATCTTCTGCATACAATGACCGTCGTCATGCTTGCGAGCATGCGGTAGGTCTGCTGCAGGCTAAATACCCGCAGGTGAAGAGCTTGCGCGATGTCAGCATAGCGCAGTTGGACGAACTGGTAAAGCCTGTTGATCCGGAAGCCTATTCGAAGGCTAGATTTGTATTGGAAGAAAATGAACGTCTAAATAGAGCATGCGAAGCCTTACAGGCAAGCGATATTACTGCCCTTGGCGAGCAGCTATTCCTAGCCCATGAGGGATTGAGCAAGGAATATGGAGTGAGCTGTGCGGAACTAGACTACCTAGTGGACCGGGCGAAGCAATTTAAACAGGTGAAGGGGGCAAGAATGATGGGTGGCGGTTTTGGTGGTTGCACCATCAATATCGTAGAAAAGGGATTTGGCCCTCAATTAGTTGAAGCCTTGTCCGAAGGCTACCGCTCGAGATTTGACTTGGAATTAGCGGCTATTTTCGTCGCCATTGATAATGGAACGGAAGTCGTATATTAGATACACGATTATAAACAATCTGATGAATAAGAAACTAATCAACCTAATCCTGGGTTGTGCTTTGTTGGCTCTATTATCTTGCCAGCAGGGAACAAAACAAGATAAAACCAGCCCATCACCCACGGGTAGCAAAGAGCTAGTTGACTCCGCGCAGTTTAATGAAGATATAGATGGTAAAGCCGTAAGATTATTTATTTTAAAGAACGCCAAGGGAGCGACTGCCTATTTGACCAATTTTGGCGCCCGCCTCGTTGGACTTGTAGTTCCAAATAAAGATGGCGCTATGACTGATGTTGTTTTGGGATTTAGCAAGGCTTCGCTGTATAACAATCCCGAAGAGCCCTACTTTGGACCAATAGTTGGCCCTTTCGGCAACCGAATTGCAAACGGGAAGTTCAGCATTGATGGGGAGCAATACACGACGCCTACGAACAATGGTAAGAATACTTTGCATGGTGGATTTAAGGGCTTGCATTTTGCGAATTGGGAGGCTAAACAAATCGACGAGAAAAGCGTTGTTTTCTCGCACACCTTGCCCGATAGATACGAGGGTTTTCCTGGTAATATCAAAATTGAAGTGACTTACAGTCTGTCTGATCATGATGAACTGACGATTGCTTACCATGCTACGACTGATAAAAAGACGGTTATCAACCTGACCAACCACGCTTATTTCAATTTAAACGGGGAGGGTAGTGGTTCCATCTTGAATCATCAATTGACGCTATTTGCGGATCAGATGACACCGATGGACAGCACACTGATTCCAACAGGAGCGATTAGTTCGGTTAAAGGAACGCCATTTGATTTTACGAGCGCGAAAAGCATTGGCAAAGACATTGAAGTTGCTAATGAGCAACTGACTTTTGGCAAAGGCTTTGATCATAATTTTGTGTTGAATGGCACAAAAGTCGACGGTCTGAATCATGCTGCCAAGGTTGTTGGAGATCAGTCTGGCATTGTGATGGATATCTATACAGAAGAGCCGGGCATTCAATTTTACTCCGGAAACTTTATGGCAGAAAAAGTAACCCTGAAGAACGGCAATAAAGACAGTTTCAGGACGGGCTTCTGCTTAGAGCCGCAGCATTTCCCGGACTCGCCAAACCAACCTAACTTCCCGTCGACCATCCTTAATCCCGGCGACAGCTATTCGACCAAATCTGTTTATAAATTCTCAGTTCAATAATCCATGGAAACTAAAGATTATATCGTATTCCTATGCTATTTCGCTATCGTTGCGGGCTATGGACTTTACATTTATTATAAGAAGAAATCAGCTTCAGGCGATTCTAAGGATTATTTTCTTGCCGAGGGGTCACTAACCTGGTGGGCAATTGGAGCTTCGCTTATTGCGTCCAATATTTCGGCGGAGCAGTTTATCGGTATGAGCGGCTCGGGTTTTAAGATCGGGTTGGCGATAGCGACTTATGAATGGATGGCTGCTGCGACTTTAATTGTCGTTGCGGTGTTTTTCTTGCCTGTCTACCTTAAGAACAAGATATTCACCATGCCGCAGTTCCTGAATGTCCGGTATAATGGAACGGTCTCGATGATTATGGCGGTCTTTTGGTTATTGCTTTATATCGTGGTCAACCTTACTTCCATCTTGTTTTTAGGGGCATTGGCGGTGTCGAGTATATCGGGTTTAGATTTTCAACTTTGTATGATCGGATTGGCGGTTTTTGCCATCGTTATCACCTTAGGGGGGATGAAAGTAATTGGGTATACCGATGTCATCCAAGTATTTTTCCTTATCCTGGGTGGGCTTGCTACCACGTATCTTGCCTTAAATTTGGTTTCTGACCACTTTGGTGGCGAGGGGATCCTACAGGGCTTCAATATCGTGCATGAAAAAGCTGCCGATCATTTCCATATGATCTTAAAACCTGATAATCCGAATTACATCGATCTTCCGGGCTTAAGTGTCTTGATCGGTGGTATGTGGGTGATCAATCTTAGTTATTGGGGCTGTAATCAATACATCACGCAGCGCGCATTAGGAGCTGATCTAGGAACAGCAAGAAACGGGCTTTTATTTGCTGCAGTGTTAAAGTTATTGATGCCGATCATTGTGGTATTACCTGGAATTGCAGCATTTGTGCTGTACAATGATGGCTTGTTCCAACAGGAAATGATGGCAAGCGGGGAGCTAAATCCGGATAGAGCTTATCCGGTGTTGCTAAGTTTGTTGCCTACAGGTCTAAAAGGTCTGTCATTTGCGGCATTAACGGCTGCTGTTGTGGCATCGCTTGCCGGAAAAGCAAACTCGGTTGCGACGATTTTCTCGCTAGACATTTACCAAAAGATATTCGATAAAAATGCTTCTGAGCGGAGGTTGGTGAACGTGGGAAAGATCACTATCATCGTTTCCATGATCTTAGCGATTATTATTGCGCCGCATTTGGGAATTGATAAGAAGGGTGGTTTCCAATATATTCAGGAGTATACCGGCTTTGTTTCGCCAGGTATTTTTGCGATGTTCTTGCTGGGTTTCTTTTGGAAGAAAACGACGTCGAATGCCGCCCTGTTTGCGACTATCGGCGGATTCTTAATGTCGATCGTATTGAAGTTCTTGCCTCAGTTTATGGACCTATCTTTTCTGGCATCTACGGGTTTCGCTATTCCGGTGAATGGTGTTTATGAAATACCGTTTATCGATCGCGTTGGTTTTGTATTCTTGTTCTGTGTAATCGGAATGTACTTTATCAGTATTTATGAGAATAAACGCGGCGTAGCTCCGAATGGATTGGAAGTGGATACAACGATGTTCAAGACAAAGACTGGTTTTGCGGTAGGCGCATTGCTGGTATTGGGAATTACAGCGGCCTTGTACACCATATTTTGGTAAGGAATTAATTTAGCTTAACATTTGCGCATATCGGATGAGGAGAGGGCATGGTGTTTGTGAATGATGTTGATGGTGTCTTCAATTTAAATCAACTTGCTAAGTGCCGTTTTTATTTTTCGGCCTGTCGTGCAAATGAACATATAAAAAACAAAAAAATATAAAACCGTCTATGGATTTAACTAGAATATTTGAGAAGCAGCTTTCTGATCGGACGATCACTTTCCATGCAACATATGATCTTAAGAGCCATGGTTTTAATATTACCGAGGATGATCGAATTTCTTACGAACTTAGGTTCGATCCTTCGAATAGGTCTTGGTTTGTGACCGGGGAACATCAGCCTTCAATTCCGGTAGAGGAATTGGCGAGGTTGGTGCAGGAAAGCTATGGTCATTTTGTATAGCCATTGGCTGAAATAATGGCTTAATAAGGATTCGATGGTTTTCCGAAAGGAACTGTTAAATAAGCTCCCTTAGCGATGTTTTCTTCTAAGGGAGCTTGTTGATATTTTTTAGCGTAGCTCTAGCTCAACGTATACTGGGTAATGGTCGGAAATGATGTGTGTTTTCTCATTTTTCAACACAATACTCTTCGTAAGCATCTTCTTTGCTGTTTCGTTTGCCCACAGAAAGTCTATTCGCTTTCCGATTCCTGCATTAGATTGCTTAATTTTAGCTTCCCCACTTTTGAAGGTTGGAACGGAGCTTTCAAAATTCTTGTTCAATACCTTGTAGGAATCATAAAATCCTGCGTCTTCCAATTTTTTTAACACGGAATAATCAATCGCCCCATTGTTCAGGTTGCGAACCTGTTCGCGCTTTATTTCCTGTTCCTTCATGGATGCTAGCACCGCCTGGTCATAGTTATTGCTGTCAGATTCAGATAAGGAGTTGAAATCGCCCATAATCAGGATCGGTTCTTTAGGATTGAGCTCTTTGGTCTGTGCAATGATGTTCTCCACCTCTTCCAAACGTTTCTTATAGCTAAATGGCGAGAAGTGGATTACGAAAATGTGTATTCCCTCTATCTTCGCATAGATATAGCTGTGCCACATATTCTCGGTTACTTTTTTGAAGTTGACCATTGGCTTTTTCGAAGTAAGTGCGGTCGGGAAGCCTTCTTCTTTTGATTGCAAAGCATAGGGATGGTTATAGCGTTTCGCTAACTCTTCTAATGTTTTTTGCTTCCAACCGTTCATTTCTTGGGTAGCGACTATATCGGGGTCTAGCTCTTTCACCAATTCGACATAGCGAGCGATGTTGGCTGTAGAATCCTTCTGCAGTCCGTATAGTACATTATAAGATAAGATTTTAATCTTTTTTTGAGCTACTGCTTGTGTGGATACACAAGCAATAGCGATAATCGATAAGTATTTTACGATGTTTTTCATTTTTGTGAGTTCTATGTTCCTGAAGATGCCCATCCTGGGTTTTGTTTCAACTGAGGGTTTAATTCAAGTTCTTGAGTTGGAATAGGGTAGAGATAATCTTTTCCTTCATCCCATTTTTTGATGATGTCTGGGAGAATATTATTCCCATCCGAAAACACAAAAGGAATTGACTATTTCAGCCAATTCCTTTATTTATCGTTTCTCAATTTATCCTATCCCTTCCAGAGCCTCTTCAAAATCGCCAATTAAATCATCGATATGCTCAATCCCTACCGATATTCTCAACATTCCGGGCGTTATTCCCGAGGTTTTCTTTTGCGATTTATCATGATGGCTCCCCCACATACTTGCAGGATGCACCACTAAAGATTCCACACCCCCCAAGCTTGCCGCATTGGCAAAGATTTGTAACTTATTCAAAACTTGCTGCGCGTGCTGATAGGCCTGATCTTCATCGCCGACAATCTCGATACAAAGCATACCTGTTCCGCCACGCATCTGCTCGGCCGCCAATTCATATTGCGGATGCGATCTCAAACCAATGTAAGCGACATGTTTAATCGCAGGATGTTTTTCAAACCATTCCGCGAGGGCAAGAGCATTGCTGTTGATCTGTTTTACGCGCATAGAAAGAGTCTTCATGCCGCGAAGCAGAAGCCAGGAGTCAAATGGACTTAGCGATGCGCCTAAAACCAGCGACCTGCGCCATGCCTTATGAATAAACTCTTTACTGCCACCTATTGCGCCTGCCGTTAAATCACTATGGCCGCCAAGGTATTTCGTTGCGCTATGCACAATGATGTCAATCCCGTAGTCTGAAGGCGTTTGATTGATAGGCGAAGCAAAGGTATTGTCGACCATGGTGGTAATTCCATGTTTCTTGCCCAATTGCCCTATATATTCCAAGTCGGTCACATCAAGGTTTGGATTGGAAGGTGTTTCCACATAAATCAATTTCGTATTTTGCTGAATTGCACGCTCAAAGGCTGTGTTATCCGTTTGATCAACATGCGTAACTGTGACGCCATAGTCGCTTAGGAATTCTTTAAAAAATAGCATCGCGCCCGAATAAAGCGAGTTTTGAGTGACCACATGGTCTCCTTCTTTTACTACGGCAAGGATAGCGGTGCTGATGGCTGCCATTCCCGTCGCTAATAATAATGCATCTTCAGTTTTCTCTAAGCTGGCGAGGATTACCGCCGCCTGTGAGTTCGTTGGATTGCCATGGCGATGGTAGAATGTAGGATGTTTTGTTTCTGTCGCTGCAACGATATACTGCTGCAAGTCTTCATCAGCGTAGTAAGTGGAGGTCTGATATATAGGCGTAACAACCGCTTTACTCTCGTTGAAGGCTCTTCCTTGATGTATAAGGTCCGTTTCTAAATGTGACATGATCGGTAGATTGAAATAAATGAGATGGAAATTAGCAAAAATAGCGCGTAAATCGTTAATTTCAAGTCCTAAATATTCAAATGAATATTGCTTATTAACCTACTCGTATGAAGAATTTTATACTTTGCTTGCTATGTGCATGCTGTTCTTTGAGCAATGCGCAGATAAAATCACCGGCGGAGTTTCTTGGCTATCAAGTCGGAACCCGCGTGACTCCCCATTGGAAAATCCTGGCCTATTATGACCATGTTGCTGAGCAGGTCCCTAACCAAGTGAAATCAGAAGCCTATGGCACTTCCGTTGAAGGACGCCCCATGCGTGTTTATTACATCTCATCAGCGAGCAACATCAGTAAACTCGAAGACATCCGAACCAATAATCTTCGATTGGCGCATGCTTTAGAAGGAACTGGACAAACCAATATGCCCGCTATTATCTGGATGAGCAACAACGTGCATGGTAATGAAACGTCGTCGGCCGAAGCATCGATGATGACGTTATTTGAATTAGTGAACCCTGCGAACACAAAGGCAAAAGCCTGGTTAGATAAGTCCTTGATCATTATCGACCCCTGCTTAAACCCGGATGGGACAGAGCGTTATGCGAACTTCCATAATGGCGTGGTCGGGAAGAATTACAATCCTGATTTATATGCTCGAGAGCACCGCGAGCCTTGGCCTGGTGGACGATATAATCATTATTATTTCGACTTGAATAGAGATTGGGCATGGCAGACACAAGCGGAAAGCACACAGCGCGCCGTTATTTACAACAAATGGCTCCCACATATCCACGTCGATTTCCATGAGCAAGGAATCAACTCGCCATATTATTTTCCGCCAGCTGCCGAACCTTTCCATGAGGTCATTACCCCATGGCAAAGAGAGTTTCAGACGACCATAGGAAAGCATAATGCAAATTATTTCGACTCCAAAGGCTGGCTATATTTCACCAAAGAGCGCTTCGACCTATTCTATCCGTCCTACGGAGACACCTATCCCTTGTATTCAGGGTCTATCGGCATGACCTATGAGAAGGCGGGAAATGGATCCGCTGGCTTAGGCGTCTACATGGACGACCGCGATACTTTAACCTTAGTAGATCGCGCTATTCAGCATCATGCCTCCGGACTCAATGTGGTCGATGTCGTATCTGCAAACGCGGAGAGGGTAGTTCAAGAGTTCAAGAAGTTTGGAGACGATGCTGTTGCTGGAAAACTGTCTTCATATCATACCTACGTACTCAAATATGACCAGGCTAGCGATGGAAGAATCAGAGCGTTATTGAACCTTCTTGATAAGAACAAAATCAACTATTACAGTTCTACTGGATCCGTGAGAGGCTTAGATTACTTCAGCAAGAAAGAGCAATCACATAGCTTAACAGCCAATGATGTCGTGATCCCGGGCAATCAAGCCAAGGCAGCCTTAGTACGCGTTCTATTTGAACCGGAAGCTAAGTTAACAGACTCGGTTACTTATGATATTACAGCTTGGTCGTTGCCTTACGTATATGGCATCCCGGCGATCGCTTCTCACACCAAAACTAGCAATTTAAAACCCTATCAGCTTGCCAAGATCAGCAATGAGAGCAGCGCTGGGTTTGGTTACGCCATAAAATGGGATGGTTTCTCTGCAGCACAGTTAACCGCTGCCTTGTTGAAGAATAAAGTGAGCTTAAAATCCTCCGAACAATCTTTCAAGATTGGAAGCGAAGAGTTTCCGAAAGGCTCTATTCTAATTATGAAGAATGCCAATCAGACGGTTAAGCTAGATCAGCTATTGAAAGAAAATGCCGATCGATTGCAAGTGAAAGTCTATAACCTAAGCTCAGGAATTGTAGAAGGCGGCAAGGATTTAGGAAGCTCGGACGTGAAAACGCTGAAAGCACCGAAGATCATGATGTTTGCTGGCGAGGGACTTCGTGCTACCAATGTTGGCGAGGTATGGCATTATTTTGATGAGCAATTAGACTATCCAATTGCCCTGGTTAATCCTTTAGATTTTTCACGCGTTAAATGGGAAGAAATCGATGTCGTGGTGTTAGCGAACGGTACACACCCTTTTTTGAAAGATAAAGCGCAAGCCGCAAGATTCGCTTCCTGGTTAAGTGCAGGAGGAAAAGTAATTGCACTTGAATCTGCAGTCGGGCAGTTAGCCTCGCAGGAGTGGAGTGCTTTGAAGCCATTAAAGCAAGACTCTGTGTCGAAGAGCAAAGCAACTCCATTGCAGAAATATAGCGATCGCGAGCGCGAATCGCTAAAAGAATACACGGCGGGAGCCATCTATAAAGTAACATTTGACAACTCGCATCCCTTGATGTTCGGTATCAAAGATTACTTCACTTTGAAACAGGATGCAAATCTTTATCAATACTTCGAAGCAGGCAAAGGATGGAATGTCGGCTATATCAACGAAGGAGCAAAAATGAGCGGCTTTGTAGGAAACAATTTAGCGAAAAAATTAAAGAATGGACTAGTATTTGCCGAGCAGAAAGTAGGGCAGGGTTCTGTCATCTACTTAACCGATAATGTGTTGTTCCGTAATTTCTGGGAAAATGGAAAGGTAATTATGGCAAATGCCGTATTCCTAACGGCAGACTAAAATACCCATTTACAGGGATTGAATGATGTTCTATTGAAGGCTAAATTAGCTGCTCAATAGAACATCGTATTTTGAAAAAGAACCTCATCCGTATTCGCAGATCTCGAAAAAAAGCAAGCGCGTTCATTAAGTTTAGCTTGGGCTATTTAAAATTCCTTTATCAAACTGCTATAAAACCCTAACTACCTCATTTCAGACAACAGGCTAATCGCATATTCTATGCTGTTCACATTGCTGATAGCAATACGAAGCTGTCCTTTTACCTCCTTCAGGTTACTGATGCTGGCATGTCTTTGAATAAAGGCCAATACCTTCCCAAACTGCTCAGATTGATAATAGCTCGACTTGGTATTGCTCACAAAGAATCCTTTCAATGTTTCTTTCTTGTAGGAAATCTTTTCTAAGCCGATCTCTTTCCCTAGCCATTGCAATCTTAAGGTATTGAATAGCTCAAATACAGGCGCAGGGATAGGTCCGAAACGATCGACCAGTTCGCGTTCAAATGCCTGTAGCTCCGTCTCATTCTTTAACTTCGCAATATCATTATACAGATTATAGCGCTCGGAGATATTCGTCACGTACTCATCGGGGATGAGCACTTCCAAATCGGTGTCTATCTGCGTAAAAGTCACATACTTTCTATCCTTGTCGTCTGCGAATAGTTCGCCGAACTCATCATCCTTCAGCTCCTGTACGGCTTCATCCAATATCTTATTGTACATCTCGAAGCCGATCTCTGCAATAAATCCAGATTGCTCCGCACCCAATAGATTACCGGATCCGCGGATATCCAGGTCGCGCATCGCCACATTGAATCCTGAGCCCAGTTCCGAAAACTCTTCAATTGCCGAAAGGCGTTTGTAGGCTTCGTTCGTCAAAGTCGATAATGGCGGGCTCAACAAATAACAGAATGCTTTCTTGTTGGAGCGGCCCACGCGGCCGCGCATCTGGTGCAGGTCGCTCAAGCCGAACATATGCGCTTGATTAATGATAATCGTATTCGCATTTGGGATGTCCAGACCCGCTTCGATAATAGTGGTTGCAATCAGTACATCGTAATCATGGTTGATAAACTTCAACATCACATCCTCGAGTTCATCCCCCTCTAGCTGTCCATGCGCTATACCGACTTTCGCCCCGGGTACCAGCTTACGAATCAGCATGCCCAATTGCGGAAGATCAGCGACACGGTTGTGGATAAAGAAGACCTGTCCGCCACGATCCAACTCATAACTTACCGCTTCCTTGATCAGTGCATCGTTAAAAACATGCAGTTCTGTTTGCACAGGCTGCCTGTTTGGTGGTGGCGTGGAGATAATGCTCAAATCGCGAGCACCCATCAGTGAGAAATGGAGGGTTCGAGGAATTGGAGTAGCCGTCAAAGTCAATGAATCCACATTGGCGCGCATCACTTTCAGCTTCTCTTTCACCGATACACCGAATTTCTGCTCCTCATCAATGATCATCAGCCCCAGATCTTTGAACTTCACATCTTTGCTTACCAATCGATGGGTACCGATGATGATATCAATCTTGCCCTCCTCCAAGCGTTTTAAGCTGTCTTTAATCTGTTTTGAAGACTTAAAGCGGTTAATGTAGTCAATGTTAGCCGGCAATCCCTTCAGACGCTCAGAGAAGGTTCTGTAATGTTGCAGGGCGAGGATGGTTGTCGGAACCAATACCGCAACCTGCTTACTATCGGCAACAGCTTTAAACGCGGCACGTATTGCCACCTCTGTCTTGCCAAAACCAACATCACCACAAACCAATCTGTCCATCGGATGTGGCGATTCCATATCCTTCTTCACGTCATTGGTAGCCTTTTCCTGGTCGGGCGTATCCTCATAGATGAAGGAAGCCTCCAGCTCGCGCTGCAGGTAAGTGTCGGGGCTAAACGCATTGCCGGTTTGGGCCTTACGTTTGGCGTATAATTGAATCAGGTCACGGGCAATATCCTTAACCTTCTTCTTCGTAGTTTTCTTTAATTTTTCCCAAGCATCTGTCCCCAGTTTATTCATCTTCGGAACGGTGCCTTCTTTGCCGGAGTACTTGGAAATACGGTTTAAGGAGTTGATATTGACGTAGAGCAAGTCATTGTCAGCATAGATCAGGCGAATCATCTCTTGGGTCTTGCCGTTCACATCAATCTTCTCCAAACCTGCATATTTGCCGACTCCATGGTCAATATGAGTAATATAATCGCCTGGTTTTAGTTCGCTCAGCTCTTTTAAGGTAATCGCTTGCGAACGCTCATAGCCCTTGCGGCGCTTATATTTATAATAGCGATCAAAGATTTGATGATCGGTATAGCAGGCCAACTTCTGCTCATCATCACGGAATCCTTCGCGCAAAGCCTTGTAAACGGGCGTAAAGCTAATGGTCTTGTCCAAATCGTCCAAGATGGCATAGATACGCTCGATTTGTTTGGTCGAATCAGAGAAGATCAGGTTCTTGATTGCATTCTTCTCATTTTCATGGAAATTATGAATCAGTAAATTGAAATCCTTATTGAAAGATGGCTGCGGATGTATATCGAAGTTGATCGTGTGATCTGCTTTATAGTAAAACTGTTTGCCAAATTCGATGACAGGAAACTCGAACAGCATGGCTGCAAAATTCTTCTCATCGGTAAAGGTAAAACGTGGGTCGATCCAATCTGGGTTGCGTTGAATATCTTGTTCAGAAAGCGCCTTCCAGAATTTAGAAGCACGATTATAGCCTTCTTTAATA
The DNA window shown above is from Sphingobacterium hotanense and carries:
- the mfd gene encoding transcription-repair coupling factor, giving the protein MNIQDLLEKYSQSEQVHSIKENIQARNPKIQLKGLIGSSDAMLAAALYAEEKRMNVFVLPNHEDASFFLSDLESLFDKQILFFPASYKKAFDISIIDSAHVLQRAETLSSLNHNSELPRIVVTYPEAISEKVINKQDLEKNTLEITQNIKLSIDFINEFLYEYDFERVDFVYEPGQFAIRGGIVDIFSFSNDLPYRIEFFGDEIESIRTFDIESQLSVSKIHTVTIVPNVQAKFLSANHISLLEYIDKNAIIWAKDVQYSLDIIKEGYNRASKFWKALSEQDIQRNPDWIDPRFTFTDEKNFAAMLFEFPVIEFGKQFYYKADHTINFDIHPQPSFNKDFNLLIHNFHENEKNAIKNLIFSDSTKQIERIYAILDDLDKTISFTPVYKALREGFRDDEQKLACYTDHQIFDRYYKYKRRKGYERSQAITLKELSELKPGDYITHIDHGVGKYAGLEKIDVNGKTQEMIRLIYADNDLLYVNINSLNRISKYSGKEGTVPKMNKLGTDAWEKLKKTTKKKVKDIARDLIQLYAKRKAQTGNAFSPDTYLQRELEASFIYEDTPDQEKATNDVKKDMESPHPMDRLVCGDVGFGKTEVAIRAAFKAVADSKQVAVLVPTTILALQHYRTFSERLKGLPANIDYINRFKSSKQIKDSLKRLEEGKIDIIIGTHRLVSKDVKFKDLGLMIIDEEQKFGVSVKEKLKVMRANVDSLTLTATPIPRTLHFSLMGARDLSIISTPPPNRQPVQTELHVFNDALIKEAVSYELDRGGQVFFIHNRVADLPQLGMLIRKLVPGAKVGIAHGQLEGDELEDVMLKFINHDYDVLIATTIIEAGLDIPNANTIIINQAHMFGLSDLHQMRGRVGRSNKKAFCYLLSPPLSTLTNEAYKRLSAIEEFSELGSGFNVAMRDLDIRGSGNLLGAEQSGFIAEIGFEMYNKILDEAVQELKDDEFGELFADDKDRKYVTFTQIDTDLEVLIPDEYVTNISERYNLYNDIAKLKNETELQAFERELVDRFGPIPAPVFELFNTLRLQWLGKEIGLEKISYKKETLKGFFVSNTKSSYYQSEQFGKVLAFIQRHASISNLKEVKGQLRIAISNVNSIEYAISLLSEMR